GGCCGCGAGATCGGCCGCGAGCAGCCGGTCCACCATGGCGTCGTCCCGAGGCCGCACGCCGCGGCGCATCCCCTGCAGCTCCATCCACTCCAGTGCCTGGCGCGCGAGCGAGGGCGGCATCCAGGTGTGCCCGCCGGAGAATGTCTCCAGCCGCCTCGCGACCCCGGCCTCCCGCACGCGGGCGTGCAGCCTGCGCGTGTCCTGGTAGTTGAAGTCGCTGTCGCCAGCCGTGACGAACACCGCCGCCCGGTTGCCGGCGAGCGCCTCCTCGATGCAGCGCCCTCCCGAGCCGATGATGCCGGCGACGGACCCGGTCGTCCGGCCCACCTCGAAGGCCACGTAGACGGTGCCCGAAAACCCGGCGAGGTGGATCCGCCTGTCATCGATGGCGTAGCGCTCGTGGATCTCTGGCCAGAGGGCGTTGAGGGCGCGCCGGTTGGGCTCCATGCCGCTGTCGCTGCGGGTGTCGTTGGACGACACGATGATCCAGCCGAGCTCGCGCGCCGGATCGAGGAACAGCTCGGCCGCCGGAACCGAGCGCCCGCGCGGATCGAGCACCACGAGAACCGGCCACCGCCTGCCCGGATTGTAGGCCTCGGGCAGGTACAGCGTGTACGACTGGCTGGGATCGGACGCGCACGCGATCCCCTCCACGAGCCGACCCCTCGGCGGGCCCTCCGCTGCCGGTGCCGGAGCCTCTGCCAGCGCCTGGGGCGCGGCGGCGGCGAGCAGCAGTGCGACGACGGCGACCGTCACCATGCCTGTGGTACGCACCGATCGCCCTCCGGTTCCCGGGCGCACGCCACCGGCCCCCTACGAGCTCGGGCCCGGTCAGGTCGGCGCCTGGCTGTCGGCGGTCAGCGCGCGGCTCCACAGCACGCCGGCGACGAGCACCAGCAGCCCCGCCGTCAACGACCCGGCGAGCGCCGCCGGGAACGCCCTGAAGATGCCCTCCCGCACGAATGACAGGGACGACATCGCCGCGGCAGCCACCGGCAGCAGCGCCAGGTGCCGGCGCAGCACGACGACGTAGGCGAGCCACAGCAGCAGCCCGGTCACCAGCCCGGCTGCCAGCCAGCGCGGCACGGTCTCGACGCCGTCGGAGCCGGCCAGCACCAGCCCGGCCAGCACCAGCCCGACGGACAACGCCACCCGCCACCGCGTCCAGCTCCTGGAGGCGACCTCCACGAAGGTCAGGATCAGCAGCAGCAGCGCCGTTCCGGCGATCCATCCGGTGATCGGATCCAGCGCGGCGGCGAGGAACGGCGACGCCGCGCCGGCGGCATCGAACGCGGGCCAGGTCGGATCGAGCGGGGCCGCCGCCCTTCCGGCCGCGGCAGCGGCACCCGCGACCGCGAGGCCGAGGCCGCCGGCGACGGCGGCGTCGGCGACCCGGAACGGGGACGGCTGGCGCGGGACCCAGCGGTGGACGAGGCCGATCGCCAGCGCCATCGCGGTCGCCGACGCGACCAGGAGGAGGACCGCACCGGCCACGATCATCCCCGCCTGCAGAGCGAACGGCTGGGCGCTGGAGAACTGCGCCGTGATCGAGGGCCAGCTGTTGGCGAGGCCGATCAAGCCGAGGACGACGACGACCGATGCCGCGAGCGCGAATGTCCTCGGGGAGAAGCGGCCCTTGCTCCAGCGCACGACGCCGATCACGCCGCCCGCTACGAAGATCGCGATCGCCGCCACCGTGCAGACGATCCGCGCCAGCTGCGCCGCGCTGCCGCGGTTGCGCTCGCCGCGCTCCCAGTCCTCGGGCACGTGCACGAACCGATAGGCGTCGACGACCTCGTCGCCGCCGATCTCGACCGCGACCCTCGCGTCCCCCTGCTCGACAGGGTAGGCCGCCTTGTCGGAGAGCACGAACCTCCAGTCGATCCTTTCTGGCCGCTTCTCGGGCTCCGCAGACACCTCGTTCAGCCTGCCGGCGTCGAGGCCGAGCCGCTCGGCCACGGCCTGCCTCGCAAGCTCGCGCGCGGCGCCGGACTCGAGCTGGGCTCCCGCCCGCGACTCCGGCAATCGATGAGAGAAGCGCTCGACCGCTCCGTCCGGACCCACCGAAACCTGGTACTCCTCGGCCCGCTCCACCACGTCGCCCTCGAATGAGGTGAACCGTACGAGCCACCGCGGCGGGGCGACGTAGCTGCCCAGCAGATCGCGGTAGGCCTCGGCACCGCCCTCCTGCCAGACGAAGCGGTCCTCGATCGAGGGCGCTCCCTCGACCGCCGACAGCGCGCGCCAGCCCTCGGGGATCGTGATCCCTCGCGCAGCGAGCTCGGCGCGGGCGGCCGTCACCGCCGCCGAGCGGCCTGCCGCGAGCGCCGGCACCTCGCTCCTGAAGTCGGCCAGGCCGAACCAGGCGGCAAGGCCGATCACCCCGGCGGCGACGAGCGCGGCCCGCGAGCGCGAGCCGATGCCGGCGGCGGCCGGCACGGCCTCAGGCCGCTCCGCCACCGCCGCCGCGGCCGGCTGCCAGCCCAGGTTGCGGTCGGCCTCCGCGACCTCGCCCCACCTCCCGGCCCGAATGCGCCTCGCCAGCACGATCAAGAGTGGCACCAGCGTGAGCGCCAGGACCAGCGCCCGGTCCACCCAGATGCCCGGGGTCGAGGCGGCGAACAGCGGTATCGCGAACCACATCACGTCGTACGCGAAGTGGAGGACGATCGCCGGCACCAGGCCGAAGACGAGGTACAGCAGCCCGAATCCGACCGCCGGCAGGATCAGCTCGACCAGCCTGGCGTAGGCTGGCTGGGCCGGGTAGTTGGCGTGGCCGCCGCCGAAGATCAGCGCCTGCAGCACCAGCGCGCCGAGGATCCACCACTTCCTTCCCCCGAAGCGCTGGCCAAGCAGGGCCGCGCTGGCGATCGGGATGGCGCGGAAGAGGCACTCCTCCCAGAACCCGGCCTGCAGGGAGATCGCGACCGACGACAGCCACGGCAGGTAGTTCGCGATCACGTTCGGGTCGTAGAGGGCGTCGGACGGGTTCCACCAGCCCAAGGTGCGGCTCGCGAACAGATAGAGCGCGACGTCGAACGCGAGGAAGACGGCCACCAGCAGGTAGCCGGCCGCGGTCTGGCCCGCCACGGACTTCGTGCCGGCCACCCCGGGCGACCAGACACGCCACAGCTGCAGGTGGTTCGGGAAGGCCCTCCGGGTCAGGCTCTCCGCGGCCATGAACGAGAGGGTGAGCAGGAGCCCCATCCCGAGCAGCTGCAGCAGCGCCTGCACCACCTGCTCGAGGGCGAAGTTGGTCGCGGAGATCGCAGTGTCGTATCCCATCCAGGCGAGCGGCCACTGGTTGAGAACGACCAGGGCCTGCAGGCCGGCGATGAACAGCCCCCATGCCAGCGCGTGCTTCCACAGCACCCACCGCTTGCGCAGCAGCAGGAAGGTGCCGATGACGCACCCCCCGATGACGTAGAGCAGGGCGGCCGCGACCGCGGCGCCGGTCGCGATGCCGTTGTTGGCCGAACGCATCTCCTCGTACCGGCGCTCGAAGGCCTCCGGCACCTTGACGAAATTGGTCAGCTCGGTGAAGCGGTCGCCGGTGACCACCAGCCGCAGCCGGTAACGGCCCTCCTCGCCGACCATCGGCGACGGCCGCTCGTAGACGAAGGTGTGATCGACGCGGCCGGACGGGCGCACCTCCTGCGCGTCCTCGACCCGCTCGAAGGCGCCGAGGTCGATCCCCCAGTCGCGGGTCGCCGCCGTCTCCGCGATCGCCCGCGCGGCGGCTGGCTCGAGGGCGGCCCCCGGGTCCTCCTCCGGGATCATCTCCACGAACCCGAAGGGCTTGCCCGCAGGGGTGAAGCGGATCAGGGTCTCGTTGGCCTCGAACTCGGCGAAGTGGCGCACCCGCCAGGTGTAGGGCGAGTAGAGCCCCTCCGCGAGCATCCGCGAGAACGCCTCCCGTCCGCCGGCCTCGAGCTCGACGAAGCTCTGGACGCCGCGGTCGAGATCGAACGAGGCGGCATGGCGCCGCTCCGCCGGCCCCCATCCGAAGCGGTCGGCGAGCCCGCCCGCCGCCTCGAGGGCCGCCTCCCGATCCATCTCCAGGTCGAGGGTGACGATCGGAAACGCCTTCGGGAAGTTGATGATCCCGAACGTCGCGCACGCCACCGCGAACAGCACGAACGCCACCCAGAACCAGGGCTTGCGGAACATCGGGACCCTCCGTCCGTCGTCGATGCCGGCGATTGTACCCCGCGCAGAGGCCAGCCATCGACCGGCTCACGAGCTGCCAGGAGGCCGGGGGTCTGACCCTC
The sequence above is drawn from the Thermoanaerobaculales bacterium genome and encodes:
- a CDS encoding CPBP family intramembrane metalloprotease, encoding MFRKPWFWVAFVLFAVACATFGIINFPKAFPIVTLDLEMDREAALEAAGGLADRFGWGPAERRHAASFDLDRGVQSFVELEAGGREAFSRMLAEGLYSPYTWRVRHFAEFEANETLIRFTPAGKPFGFVEMIPEEDPGAALEPAAARAIAETAATRDWGIDLGAFERVEDAQEVRPSGRVDHTFVYERPSPMVGEEGRYRLRLVVTGDRFTELTNFVKVPEAFERRYEEMRSANNGIATGAAVAAALLYVIGGCVIGTFLLLRKRWVLWKHALAWGLFIAGLQALVVLNQWPLAWMGYDTAISATNFALEQVVQALLQLLGMGLLLTLSFMAAESLTRRAFPNHLQLWRVWSPGVAGTKSVAGQTAAGYLLVAVFLAFDVALYLFASRTLGWWNPSDALYDPNVIANYLPWLSSVAISLQAGFWEECLFRAIPIASAALLGQRFGGRKWWILGALVLQALIFGGGHANYPAQPAYARLVELILPAVGFGLLYLVFGLVPAIVLHFAYDVMWFAIPLFAASTPGIWVDRALVLALTLVPLLIVLARRIRAGRWGEVAEADRNLGWQPAAAAVAERPEAVPAAAGIGSRSRAALVAAGVIGLAAWFGLADFRSEVPALAAGRSAAVTAARAELAARGITIPEGWRALSAVEGAPSIEDRFVWQEGGAEAYRDLLGSYVAPPRWLVRFTSFEGDVVERAEEYQVSVGPDGAVERFSHRLPESRAGAQLESGAARELARQAVAERLGLDAGRLNEVSAEPEKRPERIDWRFVLSDKAAYPVEQGDARVAVEIGGDEVVDAYRFVHVPEDWERGERNRGSAAQLARIVCTVAAIAIFVAGGVIGVVRWSKGRFSPRTFALAASVVVVLGLIGLANSWPSITAQFSSAQPFALQAGMIVAGAVLLLVASATAMALAIGLVHRWVPRQPSPFRVADAAVAGGLGLAVAGAAAAAGRAAAPLDPTWPAFDAAGAASPFLAAALDPITGWIAGTALLLLILTFVEVASRSWTRWRVALSVGLVLAGLVLAGSDGVETVPRWLAAGLVTGLLLWLAYVVVLRRHLALLPVAAAAMSSLSFVREGIFRAFPAALAGSLTAGLLVLVAGVLWSRALTADSQAPT